The following proteins are encoded in a genomic region of Catellatospora sp. TT07R-123:
- a CDS encoding PadR family transcriptional regulator yields the protein MAEVGINATAAAVLGLLHDGPMTGGQLMAAAERRLSPYWSMTRSQVYRELPVLAELGYVKLGKPGPRASQPYAITAAGKRAFARWLNEEPGRELVRNPYALRVAFGSTHATNQFDSLLNSANTHHTEALAEAREQAKEAKKEGDEFTAAGLEFAVAYHKAALNWLKSAIAK from the coding sequence ATGGCAGAGGTAGGAATCAACGCTACTGCGGCGGCCGTGCTCGGTCTGCTGCATGATGGCCCGATGACCGGTGGTCAGCTCATGGCCGCCGCAGAACGCAGGCTCAGCCCGTACTGGTCCATGACGCGGTCCCAGGTCTACCGCGAGCTGCCGGTCCTCGCCGAGCTCGGTTACGTCAAGCTCGGCAAGCCCGGTCCCCGGGCCAGCCAGCCCTACGCGATCACCGCGGCGGGCAAGCGGGCCTTCGCCCGCTGGCTGAACGAGGAACCCGGCCGCGAGCTGGTGCGCAACCCGTACGCGCTGCGTGTCGCATTCGGATCCACGCACGCGACCAACCAGTTCGACTCGCTGCTCAACAGCGCGAACACCCACCACACCGAGGCCCTGGCGGAAGCCCGCGAGCAGGCCAAGGAGGCGAAGAAGGAAGGCGACGAGTTCACCGCAGCGGGGCTGGAGTTCGCCGTCGCCTACCACAAGGCGGCGCTGAACTGGCTCAAGAGCGCTATCGCTAAGTGA
- a CDS encoding N-acetylglucosamine kinase, with product MNSTELFLAVDGGNSKTDVVLADTDGRVHGFVRGPGSSPQTLGVEAAVKLVDGLVAAALRAAEMPPTVPVARAEVYLSGVDLPLEVEVAAAAIAATGWAQSYRVDNDTFALMRAGTDSPDAVAVVCGAGINCVGRAADGRTARFPALGMIAGDWGGGQHLASLAMWHAARGEDGRGPATALVEAVAAHFGRDTVLEVISGVHLGELPAARLDSLSEVLFAVAAAGDAVARRVVARQASEITAMATVAADRLGLRDLPYEVVLGGGVLRAGHALLNDAIYEGVKAHSSAARLAVVAAPPVVGAGLFALDALGATSAAAAGLRAALATARPQLT from the coding sequence ATGAACTCCACCGAGCTGTTCCTGGCCGTCGACGGCGGCAACTCCAAGACCGACGTGGTGCTGGCCGACACCGACGGCCGGGTGCACGGCTTCGTCCGCGGCCCCGGCTCGTCCCCGCAGACCCTCGGGGTCGAGGCGGCCGTCAAGCTGGTCGACGGGCTGGTCGCGGCGGCGCTGCGGGCGGCGGAGATGCCGCCGACGGTGCCGGTGGCGCGGGCCGAGGTCTACCTGTCCGGCGTCGACCTGCCGCTGGAGGTCGAGGTGGCCGCGGCGGCGATCGCGGCGACGGGCTGGGCGCAGTCGTACCGGGTGGACAACGACACGTTCGCGCTGATGCGCGCGGGCACCGACAGCCCGGACGCGGTCGCGGTGGTGTGCGGCGCGGGGATCAACTGCGTCGGCCGCGCCGCCGACGGGCGCACGGCGCGCTTCCCCGCGCTCGGCATGATCGCCGGGGACTGGGGCGGCGGCCAGCACCTGGCGTCATTGGCGATGTGGCACGCCGCCCGCGGCGAGGACGGCCGCGGACCCGCGACCGCCCTGGTGGAGGCGGTGGCGGCCCACTTCGGCCGGGACACGGTGCTGGAGGTGATCTCCGGGGTGCACCTGGGTGAGCTGCCCGCCGCCCGGCTGGACAGCCTGAGCGAGGTGCTGTTCGCGGTGGCCGCCGCCGGTGACGCGGTGGCCCGGCGGGTGGTGGCCCGGCAGGCGTCGGAGATCACGGCCATGGCTACCGTGGCCGCGGACCGGCTCGGCCTGCGCGACCTGCCGTACGAGGTGGTCCTCGGCGGCGGGGTGCTGCGGGCCGGCCACGCGCTGCTCAACGACGCGATCTACGAAGGGGTGAAGGCCCACTCGTCGGCTGCTCGGCTTGCCGTCGTGGCTGCGCCGCCGGTGGTGGGAGCGGGCCTCTTCGCCCTGGATGCGCTGGGTGCGACGTCTGCCGCCGCGGCCGGGCTGCGTGCGGCGCTGGCGACGGCGCGGCCTCAGCTCACTTAG
- a CDS encoding 6-phospho-beta-glucosidase, translating into MKIAVVGGGSTYTPELVDGFARLAGSLNVTELALVDPAADRLDVIGPYARRLMAHHGHPGTLTWTTDLDAGLSGADVVVVQLRIGGQAARISDETFPLDCGCVGQETTGAGGLAKALRTVPVVLDVAERAARLANPGAWIVDFTNPVGIVTRALLDAGHKAIGLCNVAIGFQRRFAALLGVDPGQVTLDHVGLNHLTWERAAYVNGVDRLPELLTGHLAALADQVQLPADLLTRLGSVPSYYLRYFYAHDLVVREERGAPTRGEKVAAIESQLLTMYADPALSTKPDLLSQRGGAFYSEAAVGLITSLVSGDGAVHAVNLRNNGHLPFLPDEAVIEVSARVDGDGATALAAPPVSPLMSGLISGVAAYEELAVRAAVHGGRDRVYDALLAHPLVGQYEQAEALTGKLLAANSAHLAWAR; encoded by the coding sequence ATGAAGATCGCAGTCGTGGGTGGAGGCTCCACCTACACCCCCGAGCTGGTCGACGGGTTCGCCCGGCTCGCCGGCAGTCTGAACGTCACCGAACTGGCACTGGTCGACCCGGCCGCCGACCGGCTCGACGTGATCGGGCCGTACGCCCGGCGGCTGATGGCCCACCACGGCCACCCCGGCACGCTGACCTGGACCACCGATCTGGACGCCGGCCTGTCCGGCGCCGACGTCGTGGTCGTGCAGCTGCGCATCGGCGGCCAGGCCGCCCGGATCAGCGACGAGACGTTCCCGCTGGACTGCGGCTGCGTCGGGCAGGAGACCACCGGCGCGGGCGGCCTGGCCAAGGCGCTGCGCACGGTGCCGGTCGTGCTCGACGTGGCCGAGCGCGCGGCCCGGCTGGCCAACCCGGGCGCCTGGATCGTGGACTTCACCAACCCGGTCGGCATCGTCACCCGGGCGCTGCTCGACGCCGGGCACAAGGCGATCGGCCTGTGCAACGTCGCGATCGGCTTCCAGCGGCGCTTCGCGGCGCTGCTGGGCGTCGACCCGGGCCAGGTCACCCTGGACCACGTCGGCCTCAACCACCTGACCTGGGAGCGCGCCGCGTACGTCAACGGCGTCGACCGGCTGCCCGAGCTGCTGACCGGGCACCTGGCCGCGCTGGCGGACCAGGTCCAGCTGCCGGCCGACCTGCTGACCCGCCTGGGCAGCGTCCCGTCGTACTACCTGCGCTACTTCTACGCCCACGACCTGGTGGTCCGCGAGGAGCGCGGGGCGCCGACCCGGGGCGAGAAGGTGGCCGCGATCGAGTCGCAGCTGCTCACCATGTACGCCGACCCGGCCCTTTCCACCAAGCCCGACCTGCTGTCGCAGCGCGGCGGGGCGTTCTACTCCGAGGCGGCGGTGGGCCTGATCACCTCGCTGGTCAGCGGCGACGGCGCCGTGCACGCGGTCAACCTGCGCAACAACGGCCACCTGCCCTTCCTGCCGGACGAGGCCGTGATCGAGGTGAGTGCCCGGGTCGACGGCGACGGCGCGACGGCCCTGGCCGCCCCGCCGGTCTCCCCGCTGATGTCGGGCCTGATCTCCGGCGTCGCGGCGTACGAGGAGCTGGCGGTGCGCGCGGCGGTGCACGGCGGCCGCGACCGGGTCTACGACGCGCTGCTGGCCCACCCGCTGGTCGGCCAGTACGAGCAGGCCGAGGCGCTCACCGGCAAGCTGCTGGCCGCCAACTCCGCACACCTGGCGTGGGCCCGATGA
- a CDS encoding ROK family transcriptional regulator gives MNESATLALLLDRGTLTRGELRELTGLSKPTTSDVLRTLTEAGLALVVGHTSGGPGPNAEVYAINPGAAVVAAVSVRDTTETAHAPYDAALCDLTGAVLAQAEYPQERFAAAADDPVATVRLILADLCAAAGLAPDRLTHLQLGVPGSYHPGTDTIRHIDLTGWQRPGLVGDLAAALELTVAAENDVNLAAIAERHRGAGKGTDSFVLLWFGAGLGCAIDLGPSLLRGATGGAGEIGYVPVGLGGQPRDMQELVGGPTVLALAATYGLAGPTAEDAVAAAVADAGPESARFLRDLADRIAVALAAVAALLDPPLVVLAGEVAQAGGDALRELVVEAFHRDTPLRTPVAVTALPDDAVLLGAMDAGLRAVREALIDSLRYALTPA, from the coding sequence ATGAACGAGAGTGCCACGCTGGCGCTGCTGCTCGACCGCGGCACCCTCACCCGGGGTGAATTGCGGGAACTGACCGGTCTGTCCAAGCCGACCACCTCCGACGTGCTGCGCACGCTGACCGAGGCCGGGCTCGCGCTGGTCGTCGGGCACACCAGCGGTGGCCCGGGGCCCAACGCCGAGGTGTACGCGATCAACCCCGGCGCCGCCGTCGTCGCGGCCGTCTCGGTGCGCGACACCACCGAGACCGCCCACGCGCCGTACGACGCGGCGCTGTGCGACCTGACCGGGGCGGTGCTGGCCCAGGCCGAGTACCCGCAGGAGCGGTTCGCGGCGGCCGCCGACGACCCGGTGGCCACCGTCCGGCTGATCCTGGCCGACCTGTGCGCCGCCGCCGGGCTGGCCCCCGACCGGCTCACCCACCTCCAGCTGGGCGTGCCGGGGTCGTACCACCCGGGCACCGACACCATCCGGCACATCGACCTGACCGGCTGGCAGCGGCCGGGCCTGGTCGGCGACCTCGCCGCCGCGCTCGAACTGACCGTGGCCGCCGAGAACGACGTCAACCTGGCCGCCATCGCCGAGCGCCACCGCGGCGCGGGCAAGGGCACCGACAGCTTCGTGCTGCTGTGGTTCGGGGCGGGCCTGGGCTGCGCCATCGACCTCGGGCCGTCGCTGCTGCGCGGCGCGACTGGCGGCGCGGGCGAGATCGGCTACGTCCCGGTCGGCCTGGGCGGCCAGCCCCGCGACATGCAGGAGCTGGTCGGCGGCCCGACCGTGCTCGCGCTGGCGGCGACGTACGGCCTGGCCGGGCCGACCGCCGAGGACGCCGTCGCCGCCGCCGTGGCCGACGCCGGGCCCGAGTCCGCGCGGTTCCTGCGCGACCTGGCCGACCGGATCGCGGTGGCGCTGGCCGCCGTGGCCGCCCTGCTCGACCCGCCGCTGGTGGTGCTCGCCGGCGAGGTGGCCCAGGCCGGCGGCGACGCGCTGCGCGAGCTGGTGGTGGAGGCGTTCCACCGCGACACCCCGCTGCGCACCCCGGTGGCGGTGACCGCGCTGCCCGACGACGCGGTGCTGCTGGGCGCCATGGACGCCGGGCTGCGCGCGGTGCGCGAAGCCCTCATCGACTCGCTGCGCTACGCGCTGACCCCGGCCTGA